Proteins encoded in a region of the Mycobacterium branderi genome:
- a CDS encoding MCE family protein: MLKYRGSHLIKAGFIGVVLVILVIAVGLQPERLLSLASAVRYQALFSEAGGLAVGNGVMVSGIKVGSVSDVSLHHGDALVTFSLNGNILLGSETTAHIRTGTLLGERVLTLESAGSGRLHPMDVIPTTRTSSPYSLTDAVSELTTNAAGTDTAMLNQSLDTLSKTIDQIAPQLGPTFDGLTRLSQTINSRNENLSELLKGASDVTGILSERSQQVNTLILNANDLVGVLVRRRQAIVDLLANTSVVAKQLTGLVHDNEAKLAPTLDRLNSVLGVLEKNRDNIAKALPGLAKYQITLGEAVSSGFYYQAFVPNMLVLQLLQPFIDYLWGFRTFDTAPGRGPGYPSPMPRALLPWPYAGVPPCDGCTLGGRIGGG; the protein is encoded by the coding sequence ATGCTTAAATACCGCGGTTCCCACCTGATAAAGGCGGGTTTCATCGGGGTCGTCCTGGTGATACTCGTCATCGCCGTGGGCCTGCAGCCGGAGCGGCTGTTGTCGTTGGCGAGCGCCGTGCGCTACCAGGCATTGTTTTCCGAAGCGGGCGGTCTGGCCGTGGGCAACGGCGTGATGGTATCGGGTATCAAGGTCGGTTCGGTATCGGATGTGTCGCTGCACCACGGGGATGCCCTGGTGACCTTCAGCCTCAACGGAAATATTCTGCTGGGTTCGGAGACCACCGCGCACATCCGAACCGGCACACTCCTCGGCGAGCGGGTGCTGACGCTGGAGTCGGCCGGCAGCGGTCGCTTGCATCCCATGGACGTCATCCCGACGACGCGTACATCCTCGCCATATTCACTGACCGACGCGGTGAGCGAACTGACCACCAACGCAGCCGGGACCGACACCGCCATGCTCAACCAATCGTTGGACACCCTGTCGAAAACGATCGACCAGATCGCACCACAATTGGGACCGACGTTCGACGGGCTGACCCGGTTGTCACAGACCATCAACAGCCGCAACGAGAATCTCAGCGAACTGCTCAAGGGCGCCAGTGATGTCACCGGAATCCTTTCGGAGCGCAGCCAACAGGTCAACACGCTCATCCTCAACGCCAACGATCTCGTCGGCGTGCTGGTACGGCGCCGTCAGGCGATCGTCGATTTGCTGGCGAACACTTCCGTTGTCGCCAAGCAACTGACCGGCCTGGTGCACGACAACGAAGCGAAGTTGGCGCCGACGTTGGACCGGCTGAATTCGGTACTAGGGGTCTTGGAGAAGAATCGGGACAACATCGCCAAAGCGCTGCCCGGGTTGGCGAAATACCAGATCACTCTTGGCGAGGCAGTGTCGAGCGGCTTCTACTATCAGGCGTTCGTCCCAAACATGTTGGTACTGCAGCTCCTTCAACCATTTATCGACTACCTGTGGGGCTTCCGCACCTTTGACACGGCACCCGGTCGAGGCCCTGGTTACCCGTCACCCATGCCACGGGCGCTGCTTCCCTGGCCGTACGCCGGTGTTCCGCCGTGCGACGGCTGCACACTGGGCGGAAGGATCGGAGGAGGATGA
- a CDS encoding MCE family protein: MIPRNRLAAGLAIALAALIVIGAGLVVRHTFFRPKTITAFFTTATAIYPGDEVRVSGVKVGNIASIQPVGTQAKMTLHVDRDVPIPADAKAVIVAQNLVAARYVELAPAYRTNGPTMPDGAVIPADRTAVPVEWDEVKTQLTRLATDLGPNSKVSTPSVARFIDSAANSLEGNGDKLRQTLAQLSGVGRILANGSGNIVDIIKNLQTFVTALRDSNTQIVQFQDRFATLTSVLNESRSDLDAALKDLSVAVGEVQRFVAGTRDKTSEQIARLVDVTQNLVEHRTDVENILHVAPNAFANFYNIYSPATGLNYGVFVVNQFSNTTFSICTSLEAIENITASESGKLCAQYLGPGLRLLNFINYLPIPTNPWIAKAADPEDVIYTDPALIPCHPHMEACEGGLNGTTPTPPEIPPTGSAYTGLPGDNIPNWGPGAFWAPPPPSPPRAVSLPPEPPAGGPAPVVGGPASAAAPAAQPVAPGPPPPAAAPPTVPDMLLPAERPGS; this comes from the coding sequence ATGATTCCGCGCAACAGGCTGGCAGCCGGGTTGGCGATTGCGCTGGCAGCGCTGATCGTTATCGGCGCGGGTTTGGTGGTCCGCCACACGTTCTTCCGCCCAAAGACGATTACCGCCTTTTTCACCACCGCTACTGCGATCTACCCGGGCGATGAGGTGCGGGTCTCGGGTGTCAAGGTGGGCAATATCGCCTCCATCCAGCCGGTGGGCACTCAAGCCAAAATGACGCTCCACGTGGACCGTGATGTGCCCATTCCAGCCGATGCCAAGGCGGTGATTGTGGCCCAGAATCTGGTCGCAGCGCGGTATGTCGAGCTCGCACCGGCTTACCGGACGAATGGCCCGACGATGCCCGACGGAGCGGTGATACCAGCAGATCGGACGGCTGTACCGGTCGAGTGGGATGAGGTGAAAACCCAACTGACACGGCTGGCAACAGATTTGGGGCCCAACAGTAAGGTCTCCACGCCGTCGGTGGCTCGGTTTATCGACAGCGCCGCCAACTCACTGGAGGGCAACGGAGACAAGCTGCGGCAGACACTCGCGCAACTGTCTGGTGTCGGACGAATCCTTGCCAACGGGAGCGGCAACATCGTCGACATCATCAAGAACTTGCAAACATTCGTCACGGCGCTGCGCGACAGCAATACCCAGATCGTTCAGTTCCAAGACCGGTTCGCCACGTTGACCAGCGTGCTCAACGAAAGCCGGTCCGATCTGGATGCGGCCCTGAAAGATCTGTCGGTGGCGGTGGGCGAGGTGCAGCGCTTCGTGGCAGGGACCCGCGACAAAACGAGCGAGCAGATCGCGCGGTTGGTCGACGTCACCCAAAACCTTGTCGAGCACCGAACGGATGTCGAAAACATCCTGCACGTCGCGCCGAACGCGTTCGCCAACTTCTACAACATTTACAGCCCCGCTACCGGACTGAACTATGGCGTTTTCGTGGTCAACCAGTTCTCGAACACGACGTTCTCGATTTGCACGTCCCTGGAGGCCATCGAAAACATCACGGCGTCGGAATCCGGGAAGCTGTGTGCCCAATATCTGGGGCCGGGCCTGCGACTGCTGAACTTCATCAATTATCTTCCCATTCCGACTAACCCGTGGATCGCGAAAGCGGCGGACCCGGAAGATGTCATCTACACCGACCCGGCCCTGATACCGTGTCATCCCCACATGGAGGCCTGCGAGGGCGGCCTGAACGGCACGACCCCTACGCCACCCGAAATTCCGCCCACCGGATCGGCATACACCGGGCTGCCCGGCGACAACATTCCGAATTGGGGCCCGGGTGCCTTCTGGGCGCCGCCGCCGCCGTCGCCTCCGCGCGCCGTTTCGCTGCCGCCCGAGCCGCCTGCTGGAGGGCCGGCTCCGGTGGTCGGCGGGCCGGCTTCCGCTGCGGCTCCCGCGGCCCAGCCGGTCGCGCCCGGGCCGCCGCCTCCTGCGGCTGCACCTCCGACCGTGCCCGACATGCTGCTCCCCGCGGAAAGGCCAGGGTCATGA
- a CDS encoding MCE family protein — protein MTVIGTARRLLVIGSCVVLTATGCAFQGLNSLPLPGAVGRGPAAQVFHVEIPNVGTMESNSPVMIDDVVVGSVAKMTVQGWHADVEVGVRPDVVVPANAVAKVGQTSLLGSMHLELNPPLGQPAIGRLKPGATIPLSKSSSYPSTEQTLASLSVIVNSGGLGQIGDVIHNFSGALSGREGEVRDLLTRLDDFVGTFDDQRDNVVASIQALNRVAGTFAGQRDVIARALREISPSLDVLLKERPQITTALEKLGVFSDTATRLVNDTQTDLVKNLQNLAPTFCSLAEVGPDLAKNIAFAGSAFPYGQNLIDRGVRGDYFNVFVIIDMTRSRLKQQTFIGTHWQQKDLSWVPAPGDPGYDAFYTKFPNGDGVTGLPRTPPPPDPCGPNTPAMTGGR, from the coding sequence ATGACCGTCATCGGTACTGCGCGCCGACTGCTGGTCATCGGATCGTGTGTGGTGCTGACCGCGACAGGGTGCGCATTCCAGGGCCTGAACTCGCTACCGCTTCCGGGCGCCGTGGGACGGGGACCCGCGGCCCAAGTGTTCCATGTCGAGATCCCCAATGTTGGCACCATGGAATCGAATTCGCCCGTCATGATCGACGATGTCGTGGTCGGCAGCGTGGCCAAAATGACGGTGCAGGGTTGGCACGCCGACGTTGAGGTCGGGGTGAGGCCCGATGTCGTCGTCCCCGCCAACGCGGTGGCCAAGGTCGGGCAGACCAGCCTGCTGGGGTCGATGCATTTGGAACTCAATCCCCCGCTCGGCCAGCCAGCGATCGGAAGACTCAAACCGGGCGCTACGATCCCGCTGAGCAAGTCGTCGTCGTATCCGTCGACCGAGCAGACCCTGGCGTCCTTGTCGGTGATCGTCAACTCGGGAGGGTTGGGGCAGATTGGCGACGTCATTCACAACTTCAGTGGCGCGCTGTCGGGGCGTGAAGGCGAGGTCCGGGATCTGCTGACCCGGCTGGACGATTTCGTCGGAACGTTCGACGACCAGCGCGACAACGTCGTCGCGTCAATCCAGGCCTTGAACCGTGTTGCCGGTACCTTCGCCGGTCAACGTGACGTCATCGCCCGTGCGCTACGAGAGATTTCGCCCTCGCTCGATGTCCTGCTGAAGGAACGGCCACAGATAACCACCGCACTTGAAAAGCTCGGAGTTTTCAGTGACACCGCGACAAGGCTCGTCAACGACACACAAACCGACTTGGTGAAGAACCTGCAAAACCTTGCGCCGACATTTTGTTCGCTCGCCGAGGTTGGTCCCGACCTTGCCAAGAACATTGCCTTCGCAGGATCGGCCTTCCCGTACGGCCAAAATCTCATCGACCGGGGTGTGCGGGGCGATTACTTCAATGTCTTCGTCATCATCGACATGACTCGTTCCCGGCTGAAGCAACAGACATTCATAGGGACACATTGGCAACAGAAGGATCTCTCCTGGGTGCCAGCGCCCGGAGATCCGGGATACGACGCGTTCTACACGAAGTTTCCCAATGGTGACGGTGTCACAGGATTACCGCGTACGCCACCGCCGCCGGACCCCTGCGGCCCGAATACCCCCGCCATGACTGGGGGCCGCTGA
- a CDS encoding MCE family protein codes for MLTRFVRIQLTIFVVVSIIGVVLMIFSYMQVPTLLGIGRITVTLELPAAGGLYRFSNVTYRGVQVGKVTAVGLTPNGAKATLSLGTSPKIPADLSAEVRSISAVGEQYVDLRPHTDSPPYLRDGSVIPAGKTTIPQPVGPMLDQTTKLIDSIPKDRLSTLLDESFKGFNGSAYDLGSLFDSSARVSADANAVSDRTRTLTEDSVPLLDSQAQTADSIRLWARSLAGVSEQVATDDAQVRRLLQTGPGAADEAARLLDQVKVTLPVLLANLTTIGQIGVTYHPSLEQLLVLLPPAIAGLQAAQPINNWTGLPVGGFHVSIADPPACTVGFLPPSQWRSPADTTTIDTPDGLYCKLPQDSPLAVRGARNYPCMGHPGKRAPTVEICNSDKPYEPLAMRQHMAGPYPLDPNLVSQGIPPDDRINFHDFEYGPPEGTPLPPPTAPPPPPTLPARPPLGPLPPGNPAGAPAPGPATYAAGPPWLAPPPANPASPPVPQGNLVSPSAPQGNPASPPPGPQFNPESPSPLGPLAPLDTADSAAPASAPPAPAPGGMPSAAPSSFGAKGSGNGPSVAIASYNPRTGSYVGTDGHLYRQSDLVTPSDHKAKTWKDLLLIQT; via the coding sequence ATGTTGACGCGGTTTGTTCGGATCCAGCTGACCATCTTTGTGGTCGTCTCGATCATCGGCGTGGTCCTGATGATCTTCTCCTACATGCAAGTACCTACCCTGTTGGGTATCGGCCGGATCACGGTCACGTTGGAGTTGCCCGCCGCGGGGGGACTGTACCGTTTCTCCAACGTGACCTACCGCGGTGTCCAGGTAGGTAAGGTTACAGCGGTCGGGCTGACACCCAACGGCGCGAAAGCGACGCTGTCACTTGGCACTTCGCCCAAGATTCCGGCCGACCTGAGCGCGGAGGTACGCAGCATCTCCGCTGTGGGCGAGCAGTACGTCGATTTGCGGCCGCATACCGACTCGCCACCCTACCTGCGTGACGGTTCTGTGATACCCGCTGGGAAGACGACGATCCCGCAACCGGTTGGACCGATGCTGGACCAGACCACCAAGCTGATCGACAGCATTCCCAAGGATCGACTCAGCACCTTGCTTGATGAATCGTTCAAGGGATTCAACGGATCCGCCTACGACCTGGGCTCGTTGTTCGACTCGTCGGCCAGAGTGAGTGCCGACGCCAACGCCGTCTCCGATCGCACCCGGACGCTAACCGAAGACAGTGTGCCGCTGCTGGATTCACAGGCCCAGACCGCCGACTCGATCAGGCTGTGGGCACGCAGCCTTGCCGGAGTGAGCGAGCAGGTTGCGACCGACGATGCCCAGGTGCGCAGGTTGCTGCAGACTGGGCCGGGCGCCGCCGACGAGGCTGCCCGCCTGCTTGACCAGGTCAAGGTCACCCTGCCGGTGTTGCTCGCTAATTTGACCACGATCGGCCAAATCGGCGTGACCTACCATCCCTCGCTAGAACAATTACTGGTACTGCTGCCGCCGGCTATTGCGGGGCTTCAGGCAGCGCAGCCGATCAACAACTGGACGGGCCTCCCTGTGGGAGGTTTCCACGTGTCGATCGCCGATCCGCCGGCATGCACGGTCGGTTTCTTGCCGCCGTCCCAGTGGCGATCACCGGCTGACACCACAACGATTGACACCCCGGATGGGTTGTACTGCAAACTGCCGCAAGATTCGCCGCTGGCGGTTCGCGGTGCACGCAACTATCCATGCATGGGGCATCCCGGCAAGCGTGCACCGACTGTCGAGATCTGCAACAGCGACAAGCCATACGAGCCGCTGGCCATGCGCCAGCACATGGCCGGCCCTTACCCGCTGGATCCGAACCTGGTGTCGCAGGGCATCCCGCCGGATGATCGAATCAATTTCCACGATTTTGAATACGGCCCACCAGAGGGAACGCCGCTCCCGCCACCCACAGCGCCTCCGCCGCCGCCGACGCTCCCCGCGCGCCCGCCGCTGGGACCATTACCGCCTGGCAACCCGGCCGGTGCCCCGGCGCCGGGGCCCGCGACGTACGCCGCGGGTCCGCCCTGGCTGGCGCCGCCACCCGCTAACCCCGCGAGTCCGCCAGTGCCGCAAGGTAACCTCGTGAGCCCATCGGCGCCGCAAGGCAATCCTGCGAGCCCGCCGCCGGGACCGCAATTTAACCCCGAGAGTCCATCGCCACTGGGACCACTGGCACCGTTGGATACTGCCGACTCGGCTGCGCCAGCGTCGGCACCGCCCGCGCCGGCGCCCGGTGGAATGCCGTCAGCCGCCCCGAGTTCGTTCGGCGCCAAAGGATCTGGGAACGGCCCGTCGGTAGCCATCGCTTCGTACAATCCGCGCACCGGGTCGTACGTTGGAACCGACGGGCACCTTTACCGGCAGTCAGACCTGGTGACCCCGTCGGACCACAAAGCCAAAACGTGGAAAGACCTGCTACTCATCCAAACGTAG
- a CDS encoding Rv2253/PknI dimerization domain-containing protein, with amino-acid sequence MRVMHAVAGATLIAATMTPGFGASAWATTDTDALALNGKYQATSDGQWATTNDQFHNEATVTSIWTITSSCTNPLECTGQVTSDQGWSAPLQLVGGNMWRVVHDVPNWEQCGDGMPAATGHQVFRFSADEKLAGDDHTVGPSGACGANRWLVIDMPFKLVKIG; translated from the coding sequence ATGCGGGTAATGCACGCGGTGGCAGGCGCAACACTGATAGCAGCCACAATGACTCCGGGATTCGGCGCCTCGGCATGGGCGACAACGGATACGGATGCGCTCGCCCTCAACGGAAAATATCAGGCTACGTCTGACGGTCAATGGGCAACGACGAACGACCAGTTTCACAACGAGGCGACCGTCACGTCCATTTGGACCATCACCTCCAGCTGCACCAACCCGCTGGAGTGCACGGGCCAGGTCACCAGCGACCAAGGATGGAGCGCTCCGCTGCAGCTGGTTGGCGGGAATATGTGGCGTGTTGTCCACGATGTCCCAAACTGGGAGCAATGCGGAGATGGCATGCCGGCGGCGACGGGGCACCAGGTTTTCAGGTTCTCGGCGGACGAGAAGCTTGCCGGCGATGACCACACCGTCGGCCCCAGCGGCGCGTGTGGAGCCAACAGATGGCTCGTCATCGACATGCCGTTCAAATTGGTCAAGATCGGCTGA
- a CDS encoding twin-arginine translocation pathway signal gives MTVDQEPQIEDADDVDTGENGTAVKPQDDHPPRRLLWRLRCVIDFGRRGLRRLLARWRAIALTVGVVAAVGLAAGLFFFQYRPIHQTDHSAAQAVIKAASDGTVAVLSYAPETVDNDLTVAKSHLTGNFLKYFNDFGRYFVAPAVRQQGVKASATVVRAAVVELDPDSAVVLEFVHQTSSNKDKPEPVLATNSVRVTLTKVNGSWLISKFEPE, from the coding sequence ATGACAGTCGACCAAGAGCCCCAAATCGAAGACGCTGACGACGTGGATACCGGCGAAAACGGGACGGCCGTGAAGCCGCAGGATGACCACCCGCCACGGAGATTGCTGTGGCGCCTCCGATGCGTTATCGATTTCGGCCGGCGCGGGCTACGCAGGTTGCTTGCGCGTTGGCGCGCCATCGCGCTGACGGTGGGAGTCGTTGCAGCGGTAGGACTTGCCGCCGGGCTGTTCTTCTTTCAGTACCGCCCAATTCATCAGACCGACCATTCGGCGGCACAAGCGGTGATCAAGGCCGCGTCCGACGGCACGGTTGCGGTCCTGTCATACGCGCCGGAGACGGTCGACAATGATTTGACGGTTGCGAAGTCACATCTGACCGGAAACTTCCTGAAGTACTTCAACGATTTTGGCCGATATTTCGTGGCGCCGGCAGTCCGGCAACAGGGCGTGAAGGCATCCGCCACCGTGGTGCGTGCCGCTGTCGTGGAATTAGATCCGGATTCGGCCGTGGTGCTTGAGTTCGTCCACCAGACCAGCAGCAACAAGGACAAACCGGAGCCGGTCTTGGCCACGAACAGCGTGCGGGTAACGCTGACAAAGGTCAACGGGTCCTGGCTGATATCGAAATTCGAGCCCGAATAA
- a CDS encoding adenylate/guanylate cyclase domain-containing protein: MAFAHLLSVAEVLVVVVVLSGHGPGMHAHSSGKYVITSLAVVLVGTAVVFVAGIRVIAPSLRWFVAGQEPDANQRAAAMKLMRNQSILLAATWAASGALFILLDLDGGATVALSTGLAIVFGGAAATGTAVLLTQRTLRPIVAAATQGFEGFVTAPGVLARLIGMWLLSSALPSAAIAALVFLHSNGWILPRSASVEIAVLVLSLVAVMLGLRGMILVSRSISDPVREVIDAMGEIEHGRIGTFVDVYERSEIGRLQTGFNRMVAGLAERDRLRDLFGRHVGADVARHALEQGASMSGDVMDAAILFVDLVGSTQLAASRPPREVAEVLNDFFRIVVVAVDENHGLINKFQGDAALAVFGAPLRTSGAASAALATARALAIRLRQLPVVDFGIGVSAGPVFAGNIGAENRYEYTVIGDAVNEAARLADLAKTSERRVLCSDAAIERADDAERRCWQSRGSVVLRGRSEATNISSPVLND, from the coding sequence TTGGCGTTCGCGCATCTGCTGAGCGTCGCCGAGGTCCTCGTCGTTGTCGTCGTGCTCAGCGGTCATGGCCCGGGAATGCATGCCCACTCCAGCGGCAAGTACGTAATCACATCGCTGGCGGTAGTGCTCGTCGGCACCGCCGTTGTATTCGTCGCCGGTATCAGGGTGATCGCTCCGTCACTGCGCTGGTTTGTCGCCGGGCAAGAACCCGATGCGAATCAGCGTGCTGCCGCAATGAAACTCATGCGCAACCAGTCGATCCTTCTGGCGGCGACATGGGCTGCCAGCGGCGCGCTCTTCATCCTTCTCGACCTGGACGGCGGCGCCACCGTTGCGCTGTCGACTGGGTTGGCCATTGTCTTCGGCGGGGCCGCGGCCACCGGAACCGCGGTTCTGCTGACCCAGCGAACGCTCCGCCCGATCGTTGCCGCCGCGACACAGGGATTCGAGGGCTTTGTGACGGCCCCGGGCGTGCTGGCCCGACTGATCGGGATGTGGTTGCTGTCCAGTGCCCTTCCCAGCGCGGCCATTGCCGCCCTGGTTTTCCTTCACTCGAACGGCTGGATCCTTCCCAGGTCCGCATCGGTGGAGATCGCCGTGCTGGTGCTGTCGCTTGTCGCCGTGATGCTGGGACTGCGGGGGATGATCCTGGTGTCGCGGTCGATCTCGGATCCGGTCCGCGAGGTGATCGACGCGATGGGAGAAATCGAGCACGGCCGAATCGGCACCTTCGTCGACGTCTATGAACGCTCCGAAATCGGCCGTCTGCAAACCGGATTCAACCGCATGGTCGCCGGACTCGCGGAACGCGACCGGCTCCGCGACCTGTTCGGCCGTCACGTCGGGGCAGACGTCGCACGGCACGCCCTCGAGCAGGGGGCGTCGATGTCCGGGGACGTCATGGACGCCGCGATCCTGTTCGTCGACCTGGTGGGTTCGACGCAGTTAGCTGCCAGCCGCCCTCCGCGAGAGGTCGCCGAGGTGCTCAACGATTTCTTCCGGATCGTGGTGGTGGCAGTCGACGAAAACCACGGTCTGATCAACAAGTTCCAGGGCGACGCCGCGCTGGCCGTGTTCGGGGCGCCGCTGCGCACCAGCGGAGCCGCCTCCGCGGCATTGGCCACCGCTCGGGCGTTGGCCATTCGACTGCGGCAGCTACCCGTTGTCGACTTCGGCATCGGTGTATCGGCCGGCCCGGTGTTCGCGGGAAACATCGGCGCCGAAAACCGCTACGAATACACGGTGATTGGTGACGCCGTCAACGAGGCCGCCCGGCTGGCTGATCTCGCCAAAACCTCGGAGCGGCGGGTGCTGTGCTCGGATGCGGCCATCGAACGTGCCGACGACGCCGAGCGCAGGTGCTGGCAGTCACGCGGATCGGTGGTGCTGCGCGGCCGCAGCGAAGCGACGAACATCTCGTCGCCGGTGCTCAACGACTGA
- a CDS encoding SDR family NAD(P)-dependent oxidoreductase, which produces MSATGRTIVITGGSDGIGAAAAHRLSRAGEKVVVVGRSESKTRALATELGVDSFVADFADLSQVRSLAQELRSRYPRIDVLANNAGGMNTKLRITTDGFEQTYQVNFLAPFLLTTSLLDVLVDSRATVVNTTSASQKLVRRFTIEDLESIHQRRPSQAYALTKLAIILFTKELHRRYHGGGVSTAAFHPGYVDTNFGSASGSRFLVFMRRTPARYFTVTAEQGADQLVWLASSTPGVDWQSGEYYSKHRVGKANRAAYDARLARELWERTAAILSR; this is translated from the coding sequence GTGAGCGCCACGGGCCGGACGATCGTCATCACCGGTGGCAGCGACGGCATCGGCGCGGCGGCCGCGCACCGGTTGTCGCGCGCCGGCGAGAAAGTTGTCGTGGTGGGCCGCTCGGAAAGCAAAACACGGGCGCTGGCAACCGAATTGGGTGTCGACAGCTTCGTGGCAGACTTCGCAGACCTGTCGCAAGTGCGTTCGTTGGCACAGGAACTGCGCTCGCGATATCCGCGCATCGACGTGCTGGCGAACAATGCCGGCGGCATGAACACCAAACTGCGCATCACGACCGACGGATTCGAGCAGACTTATCAAGTCAACTTCCTGGCTCCGTTCCTGCTCACCACCTCGCTGCTGGACGTGCTCGTCGATTCTCGCGCCACCGTGGTCAACACCACCAGCGCGTCACAAAAACTAGTGCGCAGGTTCACCATCGAGGATCTGGAAAGCATCCACCAACGGCGACCCAGCCAGGCTTATGCGCTGACCAAGCTGGCAATCATCTTGTTCACCAAGGAATTACACCGGCGCTACCACGGCGGCGGTGTGTCTACGGCAGCATTTCACCCCGGCTATGTCGACACGAACTTCGGATCCGCGTCAGGATCCCGGTTCCTTGTCTTCATGCGGCGTACGCCGGCGCGGTACTTCACCGTGACCGCGGAGCAGGGCGCCGACCAACTGGTATGGCTTGCCTCCAGCACGCCCGGGGTGGACTGGCAGTCCGGTGAGTACTACTCGAAACACCGTGTCGGCAAAGCGAACCGCGCGGCCTACGATGCCAGGCTTGCCCGCGAGCTGTGGGAGCGTACCGCGGCGATTCTCAGTCGTTGA
- a CDS encoding cytochrome P450: MTTFESVDFFTDASLVPDPYAYFDYLRSQNPVLRLPHYNVVAVTGWEEANAVYKDPETFSNCVALGGPFPPLPFEPEGDDLSAQIDAHREQFPMFEHMVTMDPPDHTRARSLLSRLLTPSRLKENEDFMWSLADRQLEEFLDNGECEFIAEYSKPFATLVIADLLGVPEEDHKQFRTVLGADRPETRVGSLDHGSVGVNPLEWLDDKFCGYIEDRRSHPRDDVLTALATAKYPDGSTPEVIEVVRSATFLFAAGQETTAKLLSAALQVLGERPDIQHKLRKDRSLIPAFIEESLRMESPVKSDSRLARKPATIGGVDIPVGTIVMVLPGAVNRDPRRFDNPHEFSLDRKNVREHMAFARGVHSCPGAPLARVEGRVSIERILDRMSDICINEAKHGPAGARRYTYEPTYILRGLSELHLTFTPAG; encoded by the coding sequence ATGACCACCTTCGAATCGGTCGACTTCTTCACCGACGCCTCCCTGGTGCCGGACCCGTACGCCTATTTCGACTACTTGCGCAGCCAGAACCCGGTGTTGCGGCTGCCGCACTACAACGTCGTCGCCGTCACCGGCTGGGAAGAGGCCAACGCGGTCTACAAGGATCCCGAGACGTTCTCCAACTGCGTCGCGCTCGGCGGCCCGTTCCCGCCGTTGCCGTTCGAGCCCGAGGGCGACGACCTGTCCGCCCAGATCGACGCGCACCGCGAGCAGTTCCCGATGTTCGAGCACATGGTCACGATGGACCCGCCCGACCACACCCGGGCGCGCTCGCTGCTGAGCCGGCTGCTGACGCCGAGCCGGCTGAAGGAAAACGAGGACTTCATGTGGAGCCTCGCCGACCGCCAGCTCGAGGAGTTCCTCGACAACGGCGAATGCGAGTTCATCGCCGAGTATTCGAAACCCTTTGCCACCCTGGTGATTGCCGACTTACTGGGTGTGCCGGAGGAAGACCACAAGCAGTTCCGCACCGTGCTGGGAGCCGATCGCCCGGAAACGCGGGTGGGCTCGCTCGACCACGGGTCGGTCGGAGTCAACCCGCTGGAGTGGCTCGACGACAAGTTCTGCGGCTACATCGAGGACCGGCGCAGTCACCCCCGCGACGATGTGCTGACCGCGCTGGCGACGGCGAAGTATCCCGACGGCTCCACACCCGAGGTCATCGAGGTGGTCCGCTCGGCGACCTTCCTGTTCGCAGCCGGGCAGGAAACCACCGCCAAGCTGCTCTCCGCGGCGCTGCAGGTGCTCGGCGAGCGACCCGACATTCAGCACAAGCTGCGCAAGGACCGCAGCCTGATTCCGGCGTTCATCGAGGAGTCCCTGCGGATGGAGAGCCCGGTCAAGAGCGACTCGCGGCTGGCCCGCAAGCCGGCCACCATCGGCGGTGTCGACATTCCCGTCGGCACCATCGTGATGGTGTTGCCCGGTGCGGTCAACCGCGACCCGCGCCGTTTCGACAACCCGCACGAGTTCTCCCTCGACCGCAAGAACGTCCGCGAGCACATGGCATTCGCGCGCGGGGTGCACTCCTGCCCCGGCGCGCCGCTGGCCCGGGTCGAGGGCCGCGTCTCGATCGAGCGGATCCTCGACCGCATGTCGGACATCTGCATCAACGAGGCCAAACACGGGCCGGCCGGCGCGCGGCGTTACACCTACGAGCCGACCTACATCCTGCGCGGGCTATCCGAACTGCACCTCACCTTTACCCCAGCTGGGTGA